In one Pseudomonas sp. R84 genomic region, the following are encoded:
- a CDS encoding cyanate transporter, translating to MENLRATARPAVLLMLAIILVALNLRPSMAAVGPLLSAIRGDIPLSFTVASLLTMLPVMAMGLAMFFGIGISQRLGEQRTVLLSLLIIGLATLSRLFIDSAAQFIASAVLAGIGIALIQALMPALIKSRFADNVALCMGLYVTSIMAGAALAASLAPLVLMQTGSWRSGLAFWAMLALLAFVFWWFQRRQQPSTEMAVARKDSFLANSRAWLLAIFFGLGTASYTCVLAWLAPYYVEKGWSEQNAGLLLGLLTAMEVISGLVVPAIANRSRDRRVILMALLMLIISGFCGLILSPQQLSLLWPCLLGLGIGGLFPMSLIVSLDHLDNPQRAGGLTAFVQGIGYLIAGLSPLLAGMIRDWLGSFEWAWWALTAVMGVMLLMVWRFDPRHYARHFPASR from the coding sequence ATGGAAAACCTCCGCGCCACCGCTCGCCCCGCCGTCTTGTTGATGCTCGCCATCATTCTCGTCGCGCTCAATCTGCGTCCGTCGATGGCGGCAGTCGGTCCGTTACTGTCGGCCATTCGCGGCGACATCCCGCTGAGCTTCACTGTCGCTTCACTGCTGACCATGCTGCCGGTGATGGCCATGGGCCTGGCGATGTTTTTCGGTATTGGCATCAGTCAACGGCTGGGTGAGCAACGGACGGTATTGCTGTCCTTGCTGATCATCGGCCTGGCAACATTGTCACGACTGTTTATCGACTCTGCTGCCCAATTTATTGCAAGCGCCGTGCTGGCCGGCATCGGCATAGCACTTATTCAGGCGTTGATGCCGGCGCTGATCAAATCGCGCTTCGCTGACAACGTCGCGCTGTGCATGGGTCTATACGTCACGTCGATCATGGCTGGCGCCGCGCTTGCCGCCTCGCTCGCGCCGCTGGTGCTGATGCAAACCGGGAGCTGGCGCAGTGGTCTGGCCTTCTGGGCGATGCTGGCTTTACTCGCGTTTGTGTTCTGGTGGTTCCAACGCCGCCAGCAACCCTCCACGGAGATGGCGGTAGCCAGAAAAGACTCGTTCCTCGCCAATTCCCGCGCCTGGTTACTGGCGATCTTCTTTGGTTTGGGGACAGCGTCCTACACCTGCGTGCTGGCCTGGCTCGCGCCGTATTACGTGGAAAAAGGCTGGAGTGAACAAAACGCTGGGCTGTTGTTGGGTCTTCTGACGGCCATGGAGGTGATTTCCGGCTTGGTGGTGCCGGCGATCGCCAATCGCAGCCGGGATCGACGCGTGATTCTGATGGCGTTACTGATGCTGATCATCAGCGGATTTTGCGGCCTGATCCTCAGCCCACAACAGCTCAGCCTGCTGTGGCCGTGCCTGTTGGGTTTGGGTATTGGCGGTTTGTTTCCGATGAGCCTGATCGTCTCGCTCGATCACCTCGACAACCCGCAACGCGCCGGTGGGCTGACCGCGTTCGTGCAGGGCATCGGTTACTTGATCGCCGGCCTTTCGCCGCTGCTGGCCGGAATGATCCGCGATTGGCTTGGGAGTTTCGAATGGGCCTGGTGGGCGCTGACCGCTGTGATGGGAGTGATGCTGTTAATGGTGTGGCGCTTCGATCCCAGGCATTACGCCCGACACTTTCCCGCGTCGAGATAA
- a CDS encoding phosphoethanolamine--lipid A transferase, with protein sequence MLKLKAVRPEWVTLIASAFLLIGCNVVLWQHLFEITTADGKGIAMRVAFGVMILAAFNIVLTVLAFRPLLKPLLTLIFLISAGVAYFMSQYGVMIDAGMLRNFAETNATEVRDLLSLKLFAYILLLGVLPSFLLWKLPINYRRWHRELLSKVIVSVASAAVIGGVALANYQGLSSLFRNHHEIRLMLVPSNYIGASAGYLREQVVSAQQPFVKIGEDAERNPDVKLQPRKSLTVLVVGESARAENFGILGYDRDTTPKLDKEAGLIAFTDVHSCGTETAVSVPCMFSNMGRKDYDASKAKNEEGLLDVLKRAGIDVIWRDNQSGCKGTCDRVTLQDVSNLKDPALCANSECRDEILLQGLQGFIDHLDKDTVLVLHQMGSHGPEYFKRYPKEYQHFTPVCESNALNNCSRESIVNGYDNTLVYTDHVLSSLIDVLRSNQDKVDTAMLYLSDHGESLGEYNLFLHGTPYMLAPEQQKHVAMLAWFSDNYQKAYSVDTHCLQMSRDKPLSQDNLFHSMLGLLEVKSKVYQPGLDMFAGCRGAVIDGVLAKE encoded by the coding sequence ATGTTGAAGTTAAAAGCCGTGCGCCCGGAATGGGTGACGTTGATCGCCAGCGCCTTTCTTTTAATCGGCTGCAATGTTGTCCTCTGGCAGCACCTGTTCGAGATCACCACCGCAGATGGCAAGGGCATCGCCATGCGCGTGGCGTTTGGGGTAATGATCCTGGCGGCATTCAACATTGTGCTGACGGTTCTGGCTTTCCGTCCGCTGCTCAAACCGCTGTTGACCCTGATATTCCTGATCAGCGCCGGCGTGGCTTACTTTATGAGTCAATATGGCGTAATGATCGATGCCGGCATGTTGCGCAACTTTGCCGAAACCAATGCAACGGAAGTGCGTGATCTGCTCTCGTTGAAGTTGTTTGCTTATATTCTGTTGCTTGGTGTCTTGCCATCATTTTTGTTGTGGAAGTTGCCGATTAATTATCGTCGCTGGCACCGTGAGTTGCTTAGTAAAGTTATTGTCAGTGTCGCCTCGGCAGCGGTAATTGGCGGCGTGGCCCTGGCCAACTATCAGGGCTTGTCTTCACTGTTTCGCAACCATCACGAAATTCGCCTGATGCTAGTGCCGAGCAACTACATTGGTGCTTCGGCTGGTTACCTGCGTGAACAAGTGGTTTCGGCGCAGCAACCGTTCGTCAAGATCGGTGAAGACGCTGAGCGCAATCCGGATGTGAAGCTTCAGCCGCGTAAATCCCTGACCGTGTTAGTGGTGGGCGAAAGCGCCCGGGCGGAGAATTTCGGCATCCTCGGTTATGACCGCGACACCACACCGAAACTGGACAAGGAAGCCGGGCTGATCGCCTTTACCGATGTACATTCCTGCGGCACGGAAACGGCTGTTTCTGTGCCGTGCATGTTCTCCAACATGGGTCGCAAGGATTACGACGCCAGCAAGGCGAAGAATGAAGAAGGTTTACTCGATGTGCTCAAGCGTGCCGGGATCGACGTGATCTGGCGTGACAACCAGTCTGGCTGCAAAGGCACCTGTGATCGAGTCACCCTGCAGGATGTCAGCAACCTGAAGGACCCGGCGCTGTGCGCCAACAGCGAGTGCCGCGACGAAATCCTCCTGCAAGGCCTGCAAGGTTTTATCGACCACCTGGACAAGGACACCGTTCTGGTCCTGCACCAGATGGGCAGTCACGGTCCGGAATACTTCAAGCGCTATCCAAAGGAATACCAGCACTTCACGCCTGTTTGTGAAAGTAACGCGCTTAACAATTGCAGTCGCGAAAGTATCGTCAACGGTTACGACAACACGCTGGTGTATACCGACCATGTGCTGTCGAGTCTGATCGATGTATTGCGCAGCAATCAGGACAAAGTCGATACCGCCATGTTGTACCTGTCGGACCACGGTGAGTCGCTGGGCGAATACAACTTGTTCCTGCACGGAACGCCTTACATGCTGGCGCCAGAGCAACAAAAGCATGTAGCGATGCTGGCGTGGTTTTCCGACAACTATCAGAAGGCTTATTCGGTCGACACCCATTGCCTGCAGATGAGCCGCGATAAACCTCTGAGCCAGGACAACCTGTTCCACTCGATGCTTGGCCTGCTTGAGGTCAAGAGCAAGGTCTATCAGCCGGGTCTGGACATGTTTGCCGGTTGCCGTGGCGCGGTGATTGACGGCGTGCTCGCGAAGGAATGA
- the rnd gene encoding ribonuclease D — protein sequence MAIDIHWIRDNESLAQFCAEWQQLPFVALDTEFMRVDTFYPIAGLLQIGDGKRAYLIDPLTINAWQPLAALLENPAVLKVLHACSEDLEVLLRLTGSLPAPMFDTQLAAAYLNLGFSMGYSRLVQEVLGIELPKGETRSDWLQRPLSDTQISYAAEDAVHLAEVFVQLRPKLSDDKFAWVLEDGAELVANLRRETDPYEVYREAKLAWKLSRAQLAVLRELCAWREKEARARDLPRNRIVREHSLWPLARTQPDNLAALGKIEDMHPRTVRQDGQFLLDLIKRSGSVGPDQWPPAVAEPLPIEAAALIKQLRALGQAEAERLGIAPELMLRKKTLEALVKSGYPEGPYQLPESLRGWRRELMGQKLLDSLATAGEQP from the coding sequence GTGGCCATCGATATTCACTGGATTCGCGACAACGAAAGCCTCGCGCAGTTTTGCGCCGAGTGGCAGCAGCTGCCGTTCGTTGCCCTCGACACCGAATTCATGCGGGTCGACACCTTCTACCCGATTGCCGGCCTGTTGCAGATTGGCGACGGCAAACGCGCCTATCTGATCGATCCGCTGACCATCAATGCCTGGCAACCGCTGGCCGCACTGCTGGAAAACCCGGCGGTGCTGAAAGTCCTGCACGCTTGCAGCGAGGACCTTGAAGTCCTGTTGCGCCTGACCGGCAGCCTGCCGGCACCGATGTTCGACACGCAACTGGCCGCTGCTTACCTGAACCTCGGGTTCTCGATGGGCTATTCGCGGCTGGTGCAGGAAGTGCTCGGCATCGAACTACCGAAGGGCGAGACCCGTTCCGACTGGTTGCAGCGTCCGTTGTCCGACACGCAAATCAGCTACGCCGCCGAAGATGCGGTGCATCTGGCGGAAGTTTTCGTACAACTGCGGCCGAAACTGTCTGACGACAAATTCGCCTGGGTGCTGGAGGACGGTGCCGAACTGGTTGCCAACCTGCGCCGCGAAACCGACCCTTACGAGGTCTATCGCGAGGCCAAACTGGCGTGGAAACTCTCGCGGGCGCAACTGGCGGTATTGCGTGAGTTGTGCGCCTGGCGTGAAAAAGAAGCCCGCGCCCGCGATCTGCCGCGCAACCGCATCGTCCGCGAGCATTCGCTGTGGCCGTTGGCTCGTACGCAGCCGGATAACCTCGCCGCGTTGGGCAAGATCGAAGACATGCATCCGCGTACCGTGCGTCAGGACGGCCAGTTTCTGCTTGATCTGATCAAGCGCTCTGGCAGTGTGGGCCCTGATCAATGGCCGCCCGCCGTAGCCGAGCCATTGCCGATCGAAGCGGCTGCGTTGATCAAACAACTGCGCGCATTGGGTCAGGCTGAGGCCGAGCGCCTGGGCATCGCCCCGGAACTGATGCTGCGCAAGAAAACCCTCGAAGCTCTGGTCAAAAGCGGTTATCCCGAGGGTCCTTACCAATTGCCTGAGTCGTTGCGTGGCTGGCGCCGCGAACTCATGGGTCAGAAGCTGCTCGACAGCCTGGCCACCGCCGGAGAACAGCCTTGA
- a CDS encoding YcgL domain-containing protein yields MKRICSIYQSSKRSGMYLYVLKSDALERVPEALMLAFGKPKHSFDLVLSPERKLASEDIVVVLENLDKQGYHLQMPPAEDEYIEHLPEELLRRNDPV; encoded by the coding sequence TTGAAACGTATTTGTTCCATTTACCAAAGCTCCAAGCGCAGCGGCATGTACCTTTATGTGCTCAAAAGTGATGCGCTGGAGCGCGTTCCGGAAGCGCTGATGCTGGCCTTCGGCAAGCCGAAGCATTCCTTCGATCTGGTGCTGTCGCCCGAGCGCAAACTGGCCAGCGAAGACATCGTCGTGGTCCTGGAAAACCTCGACAAGCAGGGCTACCACCTGCAAATGCCGCCGGCTGAGGACGAGTACATCGAGCATTTGCCCGAAGAGTTGCTGCGACGTAACGACCCGGTCTGA
- a CDS encoding D-2-hydroxyacid dehydrogenase, translated as MRVLIAEHDHAIYARLLRQAAPELEVLTSGDSAELARQAADCPVWLGQPDLLATLLRQGHQPQWLQSTWAGITPLLADGLRRDYRLTRAVGIFGQVMAEYVLTYILGHEREVLARLVSQVERKWDNRSGQSLVGRKVLIVGTGDIGQSVAQFLLPFGIELYGIASSAREQAPFVEVGSMADLPRLVGEVDYVVNLLPNTEHTHDIYDAALFKQFKPTGLFINAGRGVAVVDADLVDALKEGHLAGAVIDVCRQEPLPQRHPFWTAWGLLLTGHSSAPTSPALMVQLFVENLKAYQASEALRGEVDFNRGY; from the coding sequence ATGCGCGTTCTGATTGCTGAACACGACCACGCGATATACGCCCGGCTGCTGCGTCAGGCAGCGCCCGAGCTTGAAGTACTGACCAGCGGCGACTCCGCCGAGTTGGCCCGTCAGGCCGCCGATTGCCCGGTGTGGCTCGGTCAGCCCGATCTATTGGCGACCCTGCTGCGTCAGGGCCATCAACCACAGTGGCTGCAATCGACCTGGGCCGGTATCACGCCGTTGCTCGCTGACGGTTTGCGCCGCGATTACCGTTTGACCCGCGCGGTGGGGATTTTCGGTCAGGTGATGGCTGAATATGTGCTGACTTACATTCTTGGCCATGAGCGCGAAGTGCTCGCGCGGCTGGTCAGCCAGGTCGAGCGCAAATGGGACAACCGCAGTGGCCAGAGTCTGGTCGGGCGCAAGGTGTTGATCGTTGGCACCGGTGACATTGGCCAGAGCGTGGCGCAGTTCCTGCTGCCATTTGGCATTGAACTGTACGGCATCGCCAGCAGTGCCCGTGAGCAGGCACCGTTTGTCGAGGTCGGTTCGATGGCCGATCTGCCGCGTCTGGTGGGCGAGGTGGATTACGTGGTCAACCTGCTGCCGAACACCGAGCACACCCACGATATCTACGACGCGGCGCTGTTCAAGCAATTCAAGCCGACCGGGTTGTTTATCAACGCCGGACGTGGTGTCGCGGTGGTTGATGCCGATCTGGTGGACGCGTTGAAGGAAGGTCATCTGGCGGGGGCGGTGATCGACGTTTGCCGTCAGGAGCCACTGCCACAGCGCCATCCGTTCTGGACCGCGTGGGGTTTGCTGCTGACCGGGCACAGCTCGGCACCGACGTCACCGGCGTTGATGGTGCAGTTGTTTGTCGAGAACCTGAAGGCGTATCAGGCGAGCGAAGCGTTGCGCGGGGAAGTGGATTTCAACCGCGGGTATTGA
- a CDS encoding nitroreductase family protein — protein sequence MSANPRVADYAIHPQFTDRWSPRAFTGEAIPEETLLSFFEAARWAPSAYNSQPWRFLYARRDTPNWERYLGLLNEFNRSWAQHASALVIVISKTTFTAPGATEETPALWHTFDTGSAWGHLALQASISGWHTHGMAGFDQELTRKELNIPEGYALHAAVAVGKLGDKATLAEYLQAREEPSPRRPLDELAAEGDFTL from the coding sequence ATGAGTGCCAACCCTCGCGTTGCCGATTACGCCATTCACCCGCAATTCACCGACCGCTGGTCGCCGCGCGCCTTCACCGGCGAAGCGATTCCGGAAGAAACCCTGCTGAGCTTCTTCGAGGCCGCGCGCTGGGCACCTTCGGCGTACAACTCGCAGCCATGGCGTTTCCTCTATGCACGTCGCGATACGCCGAACTGGGAGCGTTATCTGGGTCTGCTCAATGAATTCAACCGTAGCTGGGCGCAACATGCGTCGGCGCTGGTGATCGTGATTTCGAAAACCACTTTCACTGCACCGGGTGCCACCGAGGAAACTCCAGCGTTGTGGCACACGTTTGACACGGGTTCAGCGTGGGGCCATCTGGCGCTGCAAGCGAGCATCAGTGGCTGGCACACCCACGGCATGGCGGGTTTCGATCAGGAGCTGACGCGTAAGGAGCTGAATATTCCTGAAGGTTACGCGCTGCACGCGGCCGTGGCAGTGGGCAAACTCGGTGACAAGGCAACGCTGGCTGAATACCTGCAGGCCCGTGAAGAGCCGAGCCCGCGCCGCCCGCTGGATGAACTGGCGGCTGAAGGCGACTTCACCCTCTAA
- a CDS encoding YcgN family cysteine cluster protein: MAAKVEPFWIRKPLDQLDHQEWESLCDGCGLCCLQKLEDEEDNSVYYTRIACKLLDLKTCQCSDYPNRIKFVPDCIQLTPGQAEEFKWLPPTCGYRLVSEGKDLPLWHHLVCGDRDAVHHERISQSGRMLAEGSVPEDDWEDHLIFRAG, from the coding sequence ATGGCCGCCAAAGTCGAACCGTTCTGGATACGCAAACCCCTCGATCAACTGGATCACCAGGAATGGGAATCGCTGTGCGACGGCTGTGGTCTGTGCTGCCTGCAGAAACTCGAGGATGAAGAAGACAACAGCGTTTATTACACGCGCATCGCCTGCAAACTGCTGGACCTGAAAACCTGCCAGTGCAGCGACTACCCGAATCGCATCAAGTTTGTCCCGGACTGCATCCAGCTCACCCCGGGTCAGGCTGAAGAATTCAAATGGCTGCCGCCGACCTGCGGCTATCGACTGGTCAGCGAAGGCAAGGATCTGCCGTTGTGGCACCACCTGGTGTGTGGCGATCGCGACGCGGTGCACCATGAGCGTATTTCCCAGTCCGGGCGCATGCTTGCCGAAGGCAGCGTGCCGGAAGATGACTGGGAAGATCACCTGATTTTCCGCGCAGGTTAA
- a CDS encoding DUF2892 domain-containing protein produces MTELKRVERIESTPFQSHPEQNVEGWERIGSLAGGVIMVGKGLRRGGVFGLIQVAIGGVAMARGITGHSSVKSLIEKSRQDMNNVRAKIERAGEELSKLKANAEAATSTATVTGNDSVKSPKTGV; encoded by the coding sequence ATGACCGAGCTCAAACGTGTCGAACGTATCGAATCCACCCCGTTCCAGAGCCATCCCGAGCAGAACGTCGAAGGCTGGGAGCGCATCGGCTCATTGGCCGGTGGCGTGATCATGGTCGGCAAGGGCCTGCGCCGTGGCGGTGTGTTCGGCTTGATTCAGGTGGCGATTGGCGGCGTGGCGATGGCGCGCGGGATTACCGGGCACAGTTCGGTGAAAAGCCTGATCGAGAAGAGTCGTCAGGACATGAATAACGTGCGGGCGAAGATCGAGCGGGCCGGCGAAGAGCTGAGCAAGCTCAAGGCCAATGCCGAAGCGGCGACCAGCACTGCCACCGTGACCGGCAATGATTCGGTGAAGTCGCCGAAAACCGGGGTTTGA
- a CDS encoding RNA methyltransferase: protein MADKRYSCIGLYNPKSPENVGSVMRAAGCYGVASVFYTGKRYERAADFVTDTKRVHYDIPLIGIDDLKKILPLNCVPVAVELVEGARPLPEYTHPDRALYIFGPEDGSLDKEIRDWCEDVVYIPTTGCMNLAATVNVVLYDRMAKGLNTRSGPKFR from the coding sequence GTGGCAGACAAACGGTACAGCTGCATTGGTTTGTATAACCCCAAATCACCGGAGAACGTCGGTTCGGTGATGCGCGCCGCAGGCTGTTATGGCGTGGCGTCGGTGTTCTACACCGGCAAGCGTTATGAACGTGCCGCCGACTTCGTCACCGACACTAAACGCGTGCACTACGACATCCCGCTGATCGGCATCGACGATCTGAAAAAGATCCTCCCGCTCAACTGCGTGCCGGTCGCCGTGGAACTGGTCGAGGGCGCCCGCCCGCTGCCGGAATACACCCACCCGGATCGCGCCCTGTACATCTTCGGCCCCGAAGACGGCTCGCTGGACAAAGAGATCCGCGACTGGTGCGAAGACGTCGTGTACATCCCGACCACCGGCTGCATGAACCTCGCCGCCACGGTCAACGTCGTGCTCTACGACCGCATGGCCAAGGGCTTGAACACCCGCTCCGGGCCAAAATTCCGCTGA
- a CDS encoding YajD family HNH nuclease: protein MSSSTPTNTSKLDRILADNQRDKEMGYRDKALKMYPHVCGRCTREFSGKRLSELTVHHRDHNHDNNPQDGSNWELLCLYCHDNEHSRYTDQQYFSEGSLSTPKIAKATHNPFAALAGLMKKED from the coding sequence ATGAGTTCGTCCACCCCAACCAATACGTCGAAACTGGATCGCATCCTCGCCGACAACCAGCGCGACAAGGAAATGGGCTACCGCGACAAAGCCCTGAAGATGTACCCGCACGTCTGTGGCCGCTGCACCCGTGAGTTTTCCGGCAAGCGCCTGAGCGAACTGACCGTGCACCACCGCGACCACAACCACGACAACAACCCGCAGGACGGCTCTAACTGGGAATTGTTGTGCCTGTATTGCCACGACAACGAACACTCGCGTTATACCGATCAGCAGTATTTCAGCGAAGGCTCGCTGAGCACGCCGAAGATTGCCAAGGCGACGCATAACCCGTTTGCCGCGTTGGCCGGGTTGATGAAGAAAGAAGATTAA
- a CDS encoding spermidine synthase, with amino-acid sequence MKRFVLLDTTPIPESGGALCLFEYGEDFVIKIQGGDGGQLMNTRMHGSEDALAEIPCRKVAGRPDSRVLIGGLGMGFTLASALKHLGKTAEVVVAELVPGVVEWNRGPLGEKSGRPLLDPRTVIRQEDVAKVLQSEPNGFDAIMLDVDNGPEGLTQKANSWLYSAAGLNACAKALRPKGVLAVWSASADRLFSDKLKKAGFKAEEVQVFAHGNKGTRHTIWIAEKLKG; translated from the coding sequence ATGAAACGTTTCGTTCTGCTCGACACCACCCCGATCCCTGAAAGCGGCGGTGCCCTGTGCCTGTTCGAATATGGCGAGGACTTCGTCATCAAGATCCAGGGCGGCGACGGCGGGCAATTGATGAACACGCGCATGCACGGCTCCGAAGATGCTCTGGCCGAAATTCCTTGCCGTAAAGTGGCCGGGCGGCCGGACTCACGGGTGCTGATCGGCGGTCTGGGCATGGGCTTTACCCTCGCCTCGGCGCTCAAGCATCTGGGCAAAACCGCTGAAGTGGTGGTCGCGGAACTGGTGCCCGGCGTGGTCGAGTGGAACCGTGGCCCGCTCGGCGAGAAGTCCGGCCGGCCGCTGCTCGATCCGCGCACGGTGATCCGTCAGGAAGACGTGGCCAAGGTGCTGCAAAGCGAACCGAACGGCTTCGACGCGATCATGCTCGACGTCGACAACGGCCCCGAAGGCCTGACCCAGAAGGCCAATAGCTGGCTGTACTCCGCCGCTGGTCTGAATGCCTGTGCCAAAGCATTGCGACCGAAAGGTGTGCTGGCGGTGTGGTCGGCCAGCGCCGATCGGCTGTTTTCCGACAAATTGAAGAAGGCCGGTTTCAAGGCCGAAGAAGTTCAGGTCTTCGCCCATGGCAACAAGGGCACGCGCCACACGATCTGGATTGCCGAGAAGCTCAAAGGCTGA
- a CDS encoding cyclic nucleotide-binding domain-containing protein — protein MSEPTLLNNEIRDWLMDCGLFDQLQLADFAAASGYFSISTVAEGEAIFREGDAGSFMCILHTGQVAVQKTGPDGQVITMATLRSGRAFGEMAVLDGERRSATCVAATNCQLLNLGKDSLEKMLNDAPKIAAKIIRALAVSLSKRLRMADGQLAAQQV, from the coding sequence ATGTCAGAACCGACCTTACTGAACAACGAAATCCGCGACTGGCTGATGGACTGCGGCCTGTTCGATCAATTGCAACTGGCCGACTTTGCGGCCGCTTCCGGCTACTTCAGCATCAGCACTGTGGCTGAGGGCGAGGCGATTTTCCGCGAGGGCGATGCCGGCAGTTTCATGTGCATCCTCCACACCGGCCAGGTCGCCGTGCAGAAAACCGGGCCCGATGGTCAGGTGATCACTATGGCCACCCTGCGCAGCGGTCGGGCGTTCGGTGAAATGGCCGTTCTGGACGGTGAACGCCGCTCGGCCACCTGCGTCGCCGCGACTAATTGCCAGCTACTGAACCTAGGTAAGGATTCGCTGGAAAAAATGCTCAACGACGCGCCGAAGATCGCCGCGAAGATCATCCGCGCCCTCGCCGTATCCCTGTCGAAACGCCTGCGCATGGCCGACGGTCAACTGGCGGCGCAACAGGTTTAA